A single genomic interval of Homo sapiens chromosome 7, GRCh38.p14 Primary Assembly harbors:
- the SSU72L6 gene encoding RNA polymerase II subunit A C-terminal domain phosphatase SSU72 like protein 6, translating into MLSSPLRVAVVCVSNINRSMEAHSILRRKGLSVRSFGTESHVRLPGRRPNHPVVYDFATTYKEMYNDLLRKDRECYTHNGILHILGRNERIKPGPERFQECTEFFDVIFTCEERVYDTVVEDLCSREQQTFQPVHVINMDIKDTLEGAILGAFLICEICQCLQQSDDMEDSLEELLLQMEEKAGKSFLHTVCFY; encoded by the coding sequence ATGCTCTCCTCCCCACTCAGGGTGGCTGTGGTGTGTGTGAGCAACATCAACAGGAGCATGGAGGCCCACAGCATCCTCAGGAGAAAAGGGCTAAGTGTCCGGTCTTTCGGAACTGAATCTCATGTGAGGCTACCAGGACGAAGACCCAATCATCCTGTAGTTTACGATTTTGCAACAACATATAAGGAGATGTACAATGACCTCCTCAGGAAAGATAGAGAATGCTACACCCACAATGGAATCTTACACATCTtgggaagaaatgagagaatCAAGCCTGGCCCAGAAAGATTTCAGGAATGCACTGAATTCTTTGATGTCATCTTTACCTGTGAGGAGCGTGTCTATGACACAGTGGTGGAAGATCTGTGTTCCAGAgaacagcagacctttcagccTGTGCACGTGATCAACATGGACATCAAAGATACCCTGGAAGGTGCCATCCTGGGagctttcctcatctgtgagattTGCCAGTGCCTGCAGCAGTCCGACGACATGGAAGACAGTCTGGAGGAGCTGCTGTTGCAAATGGAGGAGAAGGCAGGAAAAAGCTTTCTTCACACCGTCTGCTTCTACTGA